From the Halorhabdus utahensis DSM 12940 genome, one window contains:
- a CDS encoding ATP-binding protein, whose product MSDLGDFTEFDNDDAGEQASEGSDAPERASTDDFEPVETTPTGEERGIGVLSAAEGLTISEDGEDTRLRAYVTVGNRADVRIGTYLLAPYPDSTTEERLFCRITALEYVREFRADDATEIHARRAMRAEGIDEQDFKFMATLEPVAILYNDDGELQRRMTDRVPKPETPVSHADERSAIKTGLKIPEDGVFLGHLSVGGEKVRTAAQPPTIDYRLKDAYDAGDPLVFRHTLVAGGTGSGKTHLAKNVLRQFLAEERSYPVETGSDRTVSPAVVQFDPQDEYAQMHDDGDLSADFRRRCEREGIACGGHEDTVAFVPEVGGATYSAEHHRAEQVAFTIPFSLVYDNPWLIAGSGLNDNQYNALVSVLLKRFKKQYGREGTYDQFTSFLDDPALKEELDETGRVHEATYDAVKRRALGFGNVFDQDARPITDLVHEFVRPGGLTVVPTYHVNDSRATETVVLALSSLLVDEKLSNDPTYERIGETPLVVGMDEAHNFLTDADSVQARKVIGKFTDAAKQGRKERLGLFLITQDPQDIADPVFKQINTTVVLNLGDEDAISAVNIPSHLEAKVPYMEQGQLVVYSPDNSEPVELIGLPECVTRHGRD is encoded by the coding sequence ATGTCCGACCTCGGGGATTTCACGGAGTTCGATAACGACGACGCCGGCGAGCAGGCGTCCGAGGGGAGTGACGCCCCCGAACGAGCGTCGACCGACGACTTCGAGCCGGTCGAAACCACGCCGACCGGCGAGGAGCGCGGCATCGGCGTCCTCTCGGCGGCGGAGGGCCTGACCATCAGCGAGGACGGCGAGGACACCCGACTGCGAGCGTACGTCACCGTCGGCAACCGCGCCGACGTTCGGATCGGCACCTATCTCCTCGCGCCGTATCCCGACAGCACGACCGAGGAGCGTCTCTTCTGTCGGATCACCGCCCTGGAGTACGTCCGGGAGTTCCGGGCCGACGACGCGACCGAGATCCACGCCCGCCGGGCGATGCGCGCCGAAGGTATCGACGAACAGGACTTCAAGTTCATGGCGACGCTGGAGCCGGTCGCCATCTTGTATAATGATGATGGCGAGCTCCAGCGCCGGATGACCGACCGCGTCCCCAAGCCCGAGACGCCCGTCAGCCACGCCGACGAGCGGTCGGCGATCAAGACCGGGCTGAAGATCCCCGAGGACGGTGTCTTCCTCGGTCACCTCTCGGTCGGGGGCGAAAAGGTCCGGACGGCGGCCCAGCCCCCCACCATCGACTACCGGCTGAAGGACGCTTACGACGCCGGCGACCCGCTGGTCTTCCGGCACACGCTCGTCGCCGGCGGGACGGGTTCCGGGAAGACTCATCTCGCGAAGAACGTCCTCCGGCAGTTCCTCGCCGAGGAGCGGTCCTACCCCGTCGAGACCGGCAGCGACCGCACGGTTAGCCCCGCCGTCGTCCAGTTCGACCCCCAGGACGAGTACGCCCAGATGCACGACGACGGCGATCTCTCGGCGGACTTTCGGCGGCGGTGTGAACGCGAGGGCATCGCCTGCGGTGGTCACGAGGACACCGTCGCGTTCGTCCCCGAGGTCGGCGGCGCGACGTACTCCGCCGAGCACCATCGCGCCGAGCAGGTCGCCTTCACCATCCCGTTCTCGCTGGTCTACGACAACCCGTGGCTGATCGCCGGCAGCGGCCTCAACGACAACCAGTACAACGCGCTGGTGAGCGTCCTCCTCAAGCGGTTCAAAAAGCAGTACGGCCGCGAGGGCACCTACGATCAGTTCACATCCTTCCTCGACGATCCCGCGCTGAAGGAAGAACTCGACGAGACCGGCCGGGTCCATGAAGCGACCTACGACGCCGTCAAGCGTCGGGCGCTGGGCTTTGGCAACGTCTTCGATCAGGACGCCCGCCCGATCACGGACCTCGTCCACGAGTTCGTCCGTCCGGGCGGGCTGACCGTCGTCCCGACGTACCACGTCAACGACTCGCGAGCGACTGAGACGGTCGTGCTCGCGCTGTCGTCGCTGCTCGTCGACGAGAAACTCTCGAACGACCCGACCTACGAGCGCATCGGGGAGACGCCGCTGGTCGTCGGCATGGACGAGGCCCACAACTTCCTGACCGACGCCGACAGCGTCCAGGCCCGAAAGGTCATCGGGAAGTTCACCGACGCCGCCAAGCAGGGCCGCAAGGAGCGACTCGGCCTCTTTCTCATCACCCAGGACCCCCAGGACATCGCCGACCCCGTCTTCAAGCAGATCAATACGACGGTCGTCCTGAATCTCGGCGACGAGGACGCCATCTCGGCGGTGAATATTCCGAGCCATCTAGAGGCGAAAGTGCCCTACATGGAGCAGGGCCAGCTGGTCGTCTACTCGCCGGACAACTCCGAGCCCGTCGAACTGATCGGCCTCCCGGAGTGTGTGACGAGACACGGGCGTGACTGA
- a CDS encoding twin-arginine translocation signal domain-containing protein, with amino-acid sequence MSEDSDSSVRRTEIAKDASASAHETVAGQSDRRGFLKGVATAAAATLGLSGIAGSVSASRRWDKAYKIAKRHEDAATVSEVLQNQDGLVADIAEKTGLSEDEVSNLADTEVFAAPVAGTDGQVAAVTARKDLGEKTLSIQAHPEEEKAFAVVHSADGETETIANGVGGPCGAYCYDCACQKVTVCPGYLSCHTKWVCECQDSI; translated from the coding sequence ATGTCCGAAGATTCTGACAGTTCAGTGCGTCGTACAGAGATCGCAAAGGATGCGAGTGCGTCAGCACACGAAACGGTGGCCGGCCAATCCGATCGTCGCGGATTCCTGAAAGGGGTGGCCACAGCGGCCGCCGCAACGCTCGGCTTGAGTGGTATTGCTGGCAGTGTCAGTGCCTCTCGCAGGTGGGACAAGGCGTACAAGATCGCCAAGCGGCACGAGGATGCAGCAACCGTCAGTGAGGTACTGCAGAACCAGGACGGACTGGTGGCTGACATCGCGGAGAAGACTGGCCTTTCCGAGGACGAAGTCAGCAATCTTGCTGATACAGAGGTGTTCGCCGCGCCAGTGGCGGGGACCGATGGACAGGTTGCGGCGGTCACCGCGCGGAAGGATCTTGGTGAGAAGACGCTCTCGATCCAGGCCCATCCCGAAGAAGAGAAGGCCTTCGCGGTGGTTCACTCCGCCGACGGGGAGACTGAGACAATTGCGAATGGAGTTGGGGGTCCCTGTGGAGCATATTGCTATGACTGTGCGTGTCAGAAGGTGACTGTGTGTCCCGGTTATCTTTCGTGTCATACGAAGTGGGTGTGTGAGTGTCAGGATAGCATCTGA
- a CDS encoding twin-arginine translocation signal domain-containing protein gives MSADSDNSVSRTEIAKDASASAHETVAGQSDRRGFLKGVAAAAAATLGLGSIAGSVSASRSWGQAYKVAKQHESTATVTGVLQNQDELVADIAEETGLSENEVTDLDSAVVSAASMESADGHVAAVTAKKDIGDESLLIQTHPEENEAFALIQSADGESELVETSDVDIIGPGCELDCDDCRCREATVCNCSHRSTCCHEGIKCKCYDGCWVDWLC, from the coding sequence ATGTCAGCCGATTCCGACAATTCGGTGAGTCGTACAGAGATCGCAAAGGATGCGAGTGCGTCAGCACACGAAACGGTGGCCGGCCAATCCGATCGTCGTGGGTTCCTGAAGGGTGTGGCTGCGGCGGCCGCCGCAACGCTCGGGCTGGGGAGCATCGCTGGCAGCGTCAGTGCCTCCCGCAGCTGGGGCCAGGCGTACAAGGTCGCCAAACAGCACGAAAGTACAGCCACCGTCACTGGGGTACTGCAGAACCAGGACGAACTGGTGGCTGACATTGCGGAGGAGACGGGTCTTTCCGAAAATGAGGTCACCGATCTCGATAGTGCAGTGGTGTCTGCTGCGTCAATGGAAAGTGCCGACGGTCACGTGGCGGCGGTAACCGCAAAAAAGGATATCGGTGACGAGTCGCTCTTGATCCAGACTCATCCCGAAGAAAACGAGGCTTTTGCGCTGATCCAGTCGGCTGACGGGGAATCCGAGTTAGTGGAGACTTCTGACGTAGACATAATCGGTCCTGGCTGCGAATTGGATTGTGATGACTGTCGGTGTCGCGAAGCAACTGTTTGTAATTGTAGTCATAGATCGACCTGTTGCCATGAGGGAATAAAGTGTAAATGCTATGACGGCTGCTGGGTTGATTGGCTCTGCTAA
- a CDS encoding universal stress protein has protein sequence MGKRILVPVDGSDQSKAAIEFAIAEFPDAELQLLHVINPADAGYSVQASMPTFSEEWYSRQKEQAKSLFSEIESGAGDFDGRFEEFIKVGKPTHTIVQHAEEHDVDQIVMGSHGRSGVTRILLGSVAETVVRRSPVPITVVR, from the coding sequence ATGGGAAAGCGCATTCTGGTGCCGGTCGACGGCAGCGACCAGTCGAAGGCGGCGATCGAGTTCGCCATCGCGGAGTTCCCCGACGCGGAGTTACAGTTGCTGCACGTCATCAACCCGGCCGATGCGGGCTACAGCGTCCAGGCGTCGATGCCGACGTTCTCCGAGGAGTGGTACAGCCGCCAGAAGGAGCAAGCCAAAAGCCTCTTCAGCGAGATCGAATCCGGCGCTGGCGACTTCGACGGCCGCTTCGAGGAGTTCATCAAGGTCGGCAAGCCGACGCATACGATCGTCCAGCACGCCGAAGAGCACGACGTCGATCAGATCGTGATGGGGAGCCACGGCCGTTCGGGCGTCACACGCATCCTGCTCGGCAGCGTCGCCGAGACCGTCGTCCGGCGCTCGCCCGTCCCGATCACGGTCGTCCGGTGA
- a CDS encoding phosphohexomutase domain-containing protein — MDLFGTTGIRGPVATKVTPELALSVGRAAGQYGAEFVIARDGRETGVAIAAALEAGLESAGADVVRAGMLPTPALGFASYGRHGVMITASHNPSPDNGIKFFVDGEEYTTADEERIEERVANDAQPATWDEWGRQRSEEPLDAYLDAVVEYAREHGNPLDGMTIAVDAGNGVAALGTPEVLRRLGASVHTLHANVTGHFPGRPSKPTPENITDLTQYVRERDAVDLGIAHDGDADRIVVVDEDGMIVHEDTILAVLSSYFVEQADVDDPVVVTTPNVSGRVDEAVRTAGGRVERTALGLLHEGIADVLEAGDDETTIAFAGEPWKCIHPDLGIWTDGIASAGVLTRLIAADGLDSLLEPVTERPLEKKPVDCPEGAKADAMERLATALPEQFPDGTVSLEYGVRIELPDGSWFLVRPSGTEPYIRVYAESDDATALLEEVRETVKEAVDAVA; from the coding sequence ATGGATCTATTCGGGACGACGGGAATCAGAGGGCCGGTCGCGACAAAAGTCACCCCCGAACTCGCGCTGTCGGTCGGCCGCGCGGCCGGCCAGTACGGCGCGGAGTTCGTGATCGCTCGCGACGGCCGGGAGACCGGGGTCGCTATCGCCGCCGCACTCGAAGCGGGACTCGAAAGCGCCGGCGCGGACGTCGTCCGAGCCGGGATGTTGCCGACCCCGGCGCTCGGGTTTGCCTCCTACGGCCGTCACGGCGTGATGATCACCGCCAGCCACAACCCCTCGCCCGACAACGGTATCAAGTTCTTCGTCGACGGCGAGGAGTACACGACCGCCGACGAGGAACGCATCGAGGAACGGGTCGCGAACGACGCCCAGCCGGCCACCTGGGACGAGTGGGGCCGACAGCGGAGCGAGGAACCACTCGACGCCTATCTGGACGCCGTGGTCGAATATGCCCGCGAGCACGGTAACCCACTCGACGGCATGACGATCGCGGTCGACGCCGGCAACGGCGTCGCCGCGCTGGGCACGCCCGAAGTCCTCCGGCGACTCGGTGCGAGCGTCCACACGCTGCACGCCAACGTCACCGGCCACTTCCCCGGCCGGCCGAGTAAACCCACGCCGGAGAATATCACCGATCTAACCCAGTACGTTCGCGAGCGCGACGCCGTCGATCTGGGTATCGCCCACGACGGCGACGCCGACCGAATCGTCGTCGTCGACGAAGACGGCATGATCGTCCACGAGGACACGATCCTGGCCGTGCTCTCGTCGTACTTCGTTGAGCAGGCCGACGTGGACGACCCGGTCGTCGTGACCACGCCGAACGTCTCCGGTCGCGTCGACGAGGCGGTCCGGACGGCCGGCGGTCGTGTCGAACGCACCGCACTTGGACTGCTCCACGAGGGCATCGCCGACGTCCTCGAAGCCGGCGACGACGAGACGACGATCGCCTTCGCGGGTGAACCCTGGAAGTGCATCCACCCCGACCTGGGGATCTGGACTGACGGCATCGCGAGCGCCGGCGTCCTGACGCGACTCATCGCCGCCGACGGACTCGATTCGCTGCTCGAACCCGTCACCGAGCGCCCGCTGGAGAAAAAGCCGGTCGACTGCCCGGAGGGGGCAAAGGCCGACGCGATGGAGCGCCTGGCGACCGCGCTGCCCGAGCAGTTCCCGGACGGGACGGTCTCGCTGGAATACGGCGTCCGGATCGAACTCCCCGACGGGTCGTGGTTCCTCGTCCGGCCGAGCGGCACGGAACCGTACATCCGGGTCTACGCCGAGAGCGACGACGCGACGGCGCTGCTCGAAGAGGTCCGCGAGACCGTCAAAGAAGCCGTCGACGCTGTCGCCTGA
- a CDS encoding nucleoside phosphorylase codes for MPGDSEDPNEDEQYHLAVTPEDVADIVLLPGNPERIEKITRFWDESEEKAHHREYRTVSGTYDGTPISVTSTGIGGPGAAIAVEELARAGSDTFIRVGSCGSIREGVSVGDLVITTGAVRQEGTSKEYVREDYPATADHEVVSALTAAAERLDYEYHLGTTMSADSFYSGQGRPGFEGFEAPGSDTLVEDLQEVNVTNIEMEASAILTIANVYGLRAGAVCAVYANRVTGEFRTESDQRASEVASLATKLLARMDEVKAEAGVDHWHPGLEL; via the coding sequence ATGCCCGGAGACAGTGAGGACCCCAACGAAGACGAACAGTATCACCTCGCCGTGACACCCGAGGATGTCGCTGACATCGTCTTGCTCCCCGGCAACCCCGAGCGTATCGAGAAGATCACCCGCTTCTGGGACGAGAGTGAGGAGAAGGCCCACCACCGGGAGTACCGGACCGTCTCCGGCACCTACGACGGGACGCCCATCTCGGTGACGTCGACCGGGATCGGCGGGCCCGGCGCGGCTATCGCGGTCGAGGAACTCGCCCGGGCAGGTTCTGACACGTTCATCCGGGTCGGCTCGTGTGGGTCGATCCGCGAGGGGGTCTCGGTCGGCGACCTCGTGATCACGACCGGCGCGGTCCGCCAGGAGGGCACCAGCAAGGAGTACGTCCGGGAGGACTACCCCGCGACCGCCGACCACGAGGTCGTCTCCGCGCTCACGGCCGCGGCCGAGCGTCTGGACTACGAGTATCACCTCGGAACCACGATGAGCGCCGACAGCTTCTACTCCGGGCAGGGTCGTCCCGGGTTCGAGGGCTTCGAGGCCCCCGGGAGCGACACACTCGTCGAGGACCTTCAGGAGGTCAACGTCACCAACATCGAGATGGAGGCGAGCGCCATCCTGACGATCGCCAACGTCTACGGCCTGCGGGCCGGCGCGGTCTGTGCCGTCTATGCCAACCGCGTGACCGGCGAGTTCCGGACCGAGAGCGATCAGCGCGCCAGCGAGGTCGCTTCCCTCGCCACGAAGCTCCTCGCGCGCATGGACGAAGTGAAGGCCGAGGCCGGGGTCGACCACTGGCATCCGGGCCTGGAACTGTAG
- the cdd gene encoding cytidine deaminase yields the protein MDERALLDAATDALEDAYVPYSEYPVGAALETTAGEVYRGFNVEVVNYSNSLHAEEVALTGALRAGESDFERVAVVSAEHDGLTPCGMCRQTLAEFCADSFEILTEDDGEITHYTLGDLLPAAMKPGNLQDRS from the coding sequence ATGGACGAACGTGCACTCCTCGACGCCGCAACGGACGCCCTCGAGGACGCTTACGTCCCGTACTCCGAATACCCGGTCGGCGCCGCACTCGAGACGACCGCGGGGGAGGTCTACCGCGGGTTCAACGTCGAGGTCGTCAACTATTCCAACAGCCTCCACGCCGAGGAGGTCGCCCTTACCGGCGCGTTACGTGCCGGCGAGAGCGACTTCGAGCGGGTGGCGGTCGTCTCGGCCGAACACGACGGCCTCACTCCCTGTGGGATGTGTCGCCAGACGCTCGCGGAGTTCTGTGCCGACTCCTTCGAAATCCTCACGGAGGACGACGGCGAGATCACCCACTATACGTTGGGTGACCTCCTCCCCGCCGCGATGAAGCCCGGCAACCTACAGGACCGGTCATAG
- a CDS encoding XapX domain-containing protein produces MNVQVIVLATVTGLVAGVIFGFFDVPIPAPPNAAGIMGIVGIFVGYRAVDHLGVGVNLLDALGL; encoded by the coding sequence ATGAACGTCCAGGTAATCGTCCTCGCAACGGTGACCGGCCTCGTGGCCGGTGTGATCTTTGGGTTCTTCGACGTCCCGATCCCCGCCCCGCCGAACGCCGCGGGGATCATGGGGATCGTCGGCATTTTCGTCGGGTATCGCGCCGTCGACCACCTCGGGGTCGGCGTCAACCTCCTGGATGCGCTGGGCCTCTGA
- the deoC gene encoding deoxyribose-phosphate aldolase, with translation MDDILSRIEHTVLGPETTPADVEAVLDDASEYGLRACIPPCYLELAGEYAPDVEVATVIGFPHGNHTTAAKVAEAEDAVEAGADELDMVCNVGLLKAGEDDAVREDIESVVAATRKPVKVIIETPLLTDEEKHRASQLVADAGADFVKTATGFGGGGATVPDVELMSEYAPVKASGGVGSWADAKAMFDAGADRIGASSGDVIAEEYFEAQEA, from the coding sequence ATGGACGACATCCTTTCGCGGATCGAACACACCGTCCTCGGCCCGGAAACGACACCGGCAGACGTCGAGGCTGTCCTCGACGACGCCAGCGAATACGGCCTGCGCGCGTGCATCCCGCCCTGTTATCTCGAACTCGCCGGCGAGTACGCGCCTGACGTCGAAGTAGCGACCGTAATCGGGTTCCCGCACGGCAACCACACCACGGCGGCGAAAGTCGCGGAAGCCGAGGACGCTGTCGAGGCCGGCGCGGACGAACTCGACATGGTCTGTAACGTCGGCCTCCTCAAGGCCGGTGAAGACGACGCCGTCCGCGAGGACATCGAGTCCGTGGTCGCTGCGACCCGCAAGCCGGTGAAAGTCATCATCGAGACGCCGCTTTTGACCGACGAGGAGAAGCACCGCGCCAGTCAACTGGTCGCCGACGCGGGCGCTGACTTCGTGAAGACAGCGACGGGCTTCGGCGGCGGCGGTGCCACGGTGCCTGACGTCGAACTCATGAGCGAGTACGCACCCGTGAAAGCCAGCGGCGGCGTCGGTTCCTGGGCGGACGCAAAAGCGATGTTCGACGCCGGTGCTGACCGAATCGGAGCCTCAAGCGGCGACGTGATCGCCGAAGAATATTTCGAAGCGCAGGAAGCCTGA
- a CDS encoding KaiC domain-containing protein: MSDDESDEDWFEQAISGDRDVDDGLPTRTDEDSPTEETPDDWFEGDEEHSTEDDRDTPEAQTVDPSDETDAFDQSTTSSTSAEAEAETATPGGESETATRDGETGTVAPDGEPETAITEEAPDFEAADSGGSLFDEDFGSALESAGGPGGDDAGGGSDPSETEFDDDSFESEIPRIDLGIEGLDEMIQGGVPSRHLMVVIGSPGTGKTTFGLQFLHHGLQQGENAVFITLEQSRESILDTADERGWEFDRYEREDRLAIVDLDPVEMANSLENIRGEFPQLVREFGADRLVLDSVSLLEMMYDDQARRRTEVFDFTRSLKEAGVTTMFTSEANEDNPYASRHGIIEYLTDAVFVLQYVRGDTQETRLAVEIQKIRNANHSRATKPYAITLDGIDVYQQASIF, translated from the coding sequence ATGAGCGACGACGAATCAGACGAGGACTGGTTCGAACAGGCGATCAGCGGAGACCGTGACGTTGATGACGGTCTCCCCACGCGGACTGACGAGGACTCCCCGACTGAGGAAACGCCCGACGATTGGTTCGAGGGGGACGAGGAGCATTCCACCGAGGACGACCGGGACACTCCCGAGGCCCAAACGGTCGATCCATCCGACGAGACCGACGCTTTTGACCAGTCGACGACATCTTCGACGTCCGCGGAGGCTGAAGCCGAGACGGCCACACCGGGCGGAGAGTCGGAAACGGCCACACGGGACGGAGAAACCGGGACGGTCGCCCCAGATGGAGAACCGGAGACTGCCATCACGGAGGAAGCGCCGGACTTCGAGGCCGCGGACAGCGGCGGCTCGTTGTTCGACGAGGACTTCGGGAGTGCGCTGGAGTCCGCCGGCGGACCCGGTGGTGACGACGCAGGTGGCGGGTCCGATCCATCCGAAACCGAATTCGACGACGACTCCTTCGAATCTGAGATCCCGCGGATCGATCTCGGGATCGAGGGGCTCGACGAGATGATTCAGGGCGGCGTTCCCAGCCGCCACTTGATGGTTGTCATCGGGTCGCCGGGGACCGGCAAGACCACGTTCGGCCTCCAGTTTCTCCATCACGGACTCCAGCAGGGCGAGAACGCGGTGTTCATCACGCTCGAGCAGAGCCGCGAGAGCATCCTCGACACCGCCGACGAGCGCGGCTGGGAGTTCGACCGCTACGAGCGCGAGGATCGACTCGCGATCGTCGACCTCGATCCCGTCGAGATGGCAAACAGTTTAGAGAACATCCGGGGGGAGTTCCCCCAACTTGTCAGGGAGTTCGGTGCCGACCGACTGGTGCTCGACTCGGTGTCGCTGCTGGAGATGATGTACGATGACCAGGCCCGCCGCCGGACGGAGGTCTTTGACTTCACGCGCTCGCTGAAGGAGGCCGGTGTCACGACGATGTTCACCAGCGAGGCCAACGAGGACAACCCATACGCCTCCAGACACGGCATCATCGAGTACCTGACGGACGCCGTCTTCGTCCTCCAGTACGTCCGTGGGGACACCCAGGAGACCCGCCTGGCCGTCGAGATCCAGAAGATCCGCAACGCCAACCACTCGCGCGCCACGAAACCCTACGCGATCACCCTCGACGGCATCGACGTCTACCAGCAGGCCAGTATCTTTTAA
- a CDS encoding NAD(+)/NADH kinase, whose product MELGLVGQKDNPRARSLVEAIRMDLEDEDVSIVVDEVTAAALADDRHDTYGGVATPELDPPASVSIEEIDDTDLIVSIGGDGTFLYAARGANGTPIMGVNLGEVGFLNAVSPNDAIDAIRDVVTDIQEDGETPTRDLPRLQVSGDGWELPPALNEVVIQGPQRGHGNGVGTTVRIDDALYTSGHADGVLIATPTGSTAYNLSEDGPLVHPAVPVFVVTEMAAERPMPPLVVDEDTTITVRVEDAETASIVSDGRTTEEIEPPAQITVEQADQPVHVAGPPLEFFTALGKLE is encoded by the coding sequence ATGGAACTCGGACTCGTCGGACAGAAGGACAATCCGCGTGCCCGATCGCTCGTCGAGGCGATCCGAATGGATCTGGAGGACGAAGACGTCTCGATCGTCGTCGACGAAGTGACGGCCGCGGCGCTCGCCGATGACCGCCACGACACCTACGGCGGCGTCGCCACGCCGGAGCTTGATCCGCCGGCGAGCGTATCGATCGAAGAGATCGACGATACCGACCTGATCGTCTCGATCGGCGGCGACGGGACGTTCCTGTACGCCGCACGCGGCGCCAACGGCACGCCGATCATGGGCGTCAACCTGGGCGAGGTCGGCTTTCTGAACGCCGTCTCCCCGAACGACGCGATCGACGCCATCCGTGATGTCGTCACAGACATCCAGGAAGACGGCGAGACACCGACCCGCGACCTCCCCCGCCTCCAGGTCAGCGGCGACGGGTGGGAACTTCCCCCGGCGCTGAACGAGGTTGTGATTCAGGGGCCCCAGCGTGGGCACGGCAACGGCGTGGGCACGACAGTCCGGATCGACGACGCACTCTACACCAGCGGCCACGCCGACGGCGTCCTGATCGCGACGCCGACCGGCTCCACGGCCTACAACTTAAGCGAGGACGGCCCGCTCGTCCACCCTGCCGTCCCGGTGTTCGTCGTCACGGAGATGGCCGCCGAGCGCCCGATGCCGCCGCTGGTTGTCGACGAGGACACCACGATCACCGTGCGCGTCGAGGACGCCGAGACGGCTTCGATCGTCAGCGACGGGCGGACCACCGAGGAGATCGAACCGCCCGCCCAGATCACGGTCGAGCAGGCCGATCAGCCGGTCCACGTCGCCGGCCCACCGCTGGAGTTCTTCACGGCCCTCGGGAAACTCGAGTAG
- a CDS encoding DUF7573 domain-containing protein gives MGDDASLNEFLGDEGESATATESADDEAASGSELPAETATESESADDEAATQTQRADEASEEAVEPATTTSEFAPAGAECDACGASIDRRWYQDGDLVCAACKDW, from the coding sequence ATGGGCGACGATGCCTCCCTAAACGAATTTCTGGGCGACGAGGGGGAGTCGGCGACCGCGACCGAATCCGCCGACGACGAGGCGGCGAGTGGGTCCGAGCTTCCCGCCGAGACGGCGACCGAGTCCGAATCCGCCGACGACGAGGCGGCGACCCAGACTCAACGCGCCGACGAAGCGTCCGAGGAGGCCGTCGAGCCGGCGACGACGACCTCCGAGTTCGCACCTGCCGGGGCCGAGTGTGACGCCTGTGGCGCGAGTATCGACCGCCGGTGGTACCAGGACGGTGACCTCGTCTGTGCAGCCTGCAAGGATTGGTAG
- a CDS encoding 5,10-methylenetetrahydromethanopterin reductase: protein MKAIELTPEHPVEEVRRLAERAERTGFDTIFASNHYNNRDPFQTLSSIAAATDSVQLGPGVVNPYETHPVRLASRMATLDESSDGRGVFGIGAGDASTLANLGVERDSPLRRVLETFKVAQQLWTGDTVDHDGTFRATDASLNYAVGEIPVYVGAQGPHMLRMSGKHADGVLVNASHPADLSWSADRIEEGRSERPDDRGDLDVAAYASVSVAESEDRAREAARPPVAFIVGSTAPPVLDRHGLDHDRAEAIGNAVQHGDFETAFEAVTPEMIDAFAIAGTKATVADRIEEAMNHVDSFVAASPLGPDLETAIELAAEALEDATAT, encoded by the coding sequence ATGAAAGCCATCGAACTCACTCCCGAACACCCGGTCGAAGAGGTACGACGACTGGCCGAGCGCGCCGAGCGCACCGGCTTCGACACCATCTTCGCGAGCAATCACTACAACAACCGCGATCCGTTCCAGACCCTCTCGTCGATCGCGGCGGCGACGGACTCGGTTCAACTTGGCCCCGGCGTGGTCAATCCCTACGAGACCCATCCCGTCCGGTTGGCCTCGCGGATGGCCACCCTCGACGAGTCCAGCGACGGCCGCGGCGTCTTCGGGATCGGGGCCGGTGACGCCTCGACGCTCGCCAACCTCGGCGTCGAGCGCGACTCGCCCCTGCGGCGCGTCCTCGAGACGTTCAAGGTCGCCCAGCAGCTCTGGACGGGCGACACCGTCGATCACGACGGGACCTTCCGGGCGACGGACGCCAGCCTGAACTACGCGGTGGGCGAGATCCCGGTATACGTGGGTGCACAGGGCCCACACATGCTCCGGATGAGCGGGAAACACGCCGACGGCGTCCTCGTCAACGCGTCCCACCCGGCGGACCTCTCGTGGTCGGCCGACCGGATCGAAGAGGGCCGATCCGAGCGACCGGACGACCGTGGCGATCTCGACGTTGCCGCCTACGCGAGTGTCAGCGTCGCCGAGAGCGAGGACCGCGCCCGGGAGGCCGCTCGACCGCCGGTGGCGTTCATCGTCGGGAGCACCGCGCCGCCGGTGTTGGATCGACACGGGCTGGACCACGATCGGGCCGAAGCGATCGGCAATGCCGTGCAACACGGGGACTTCGAGACGGCTTTCGAGGCTGTCACGCCCGAGATGATCGACGCCTTCGCGATCGCCGGGACGAAAGCGACAGTCGCCGATCGGATCGAGGAGGCGATGAACCATGTCGACAGCTTCGTCGCCGCGTCGCCGCTCGGCCCCGATCTGGAGACGGCGATCGAGCTCGCGGCCGAGGCGCTCGAAGATGCGACGGCGACGTAA